From the genome of Variovorax sp. RA8, one region includes:
- the lpdA gene encoding dihydrolipoyl dehydrogenase, protein MSEVQVKVPDIGDFAEVAVIEVLVKAGDTIKVEQSLVTVESDKASMEIPSSHAGVVKSVAVKVGDKVSEGSVVLTVDAAEAGAAAPAPASASPAPAPAASAPKPAAPAPAPAPAGSYTGAVDLECDLLVLGAGPGGYSAAFRAADLGLKVVLVERYATLGGVCLNVGCIPSKALLHVAAVIDEVKHFADFGVAYNEPVIDRAKLLARKNKVVGKLTGGLAAMAKMRKVTTVRGIGEFVDPYHVKVQETSGDGKDATGSAKTVKFRHCIIAAGSQAVHLPFMPKDPRIVDSTGALELGFEPKRMLILGGGIIGLEMGSVYSTLGARLDVVEMLDGLMTGADRDLVKVWQKLNAPRFDNIMLKTKTVGAEATKDGIRVMFEGEQAPKEPQLYDLVLQAVGRSPNGRKIGAEKAGVAVSERGFIPVDIQMRTNVPHIFAVGDIVGQPMLEHKAVHEAHVAAEVIAGEQKGDKELASAGFNARVIPSVAYTDPEVAWVGLTEDQAKAEGVKIEKGLFPWTASGRAIANGRDEGFTKLLFDAESHRIVGGGIVGTHAGDMIGEIALAIEMGADAIDIGKTIHPHPTLGESIGLAAEAAHGSCTDLPPVKRSS, encoded by the coding sequence ATGAGCGAAGTGCAAGTCAAGGTTCCGGACATCGGCGATTTCGCGGAGGTCGCGGTCATCGAGGTGCTCGTCAAGGCGGGCGACACCATCAAGGTCGAGCAGTCGCTGGTCACTGTCGAGTCCGACAAGGCCTCGATGGAGATCCCGTCCTCACATGCCGGCGTCGTCAAGTCGGTGGCAGTGAAGGTGGGCGACAAGGTAAGCGAAGGCTCGGTCGTGCTGACGGTGGATGCGGCCGAGGCCGGCGCTGCCGCGCCGGCACCTGCGTCCGCTTCGCCTGCGCCTGCGCCGGCCGCATCGGCGCCCAAGCCCGCAGCGCCCGCGCCGGCCCCGGCACCTGCCGGCAGCTACACCGGCGCGGTCGACCTCGAATGCGACCTGCTGGTGCTCGGCGCCGGCCCCGGGGGCTATTCGGCCGCCTTCCGCGCGGCCGACCTCGGGCTCAAGGTGGTGCTGGTCGAGCGCTACGCGACGTTGGGCGGCGTCTGCCTCAACGTCGGATGCATTCCTTCGAAAGCGCTGCTGCACGTCGCGGCGGTCATCGACGAGGTCAAGCATTTCGCCGACTTCGGCGTTGCCTACAACGAGCCGGTCATCGACCGCGCCAAGCTGCTGGCACGCAAGAACAAGGTGGTCGGCAAGCTCACCGGCGGCCTCGCCGCGATGGCCAAGATGCGCAAGGTGACCACCGTGCGCGGCATCGGCGAGTTCGTCGATCCGTACCACGTCAAGGTGCAGGAAACCTCCGGCGACGGCAAGGACGCGACCGGTAGCGCGAAGACCGTCAAGTTCCGCCACTGCATCATCGCGGCCGGCTCGCAGGCTGTGCACCTGCCCTTCATGCCGAAGGACCCGCGGATCGTCGACTCCACCGGCGCGCTGGAACTGGGCTTCGAGCCCAAGCGCATGCTGATCCTGGGCGGCGGGATCATCGGCCTGGAAATGGGCTCGGTCTACTCCACGCTGGGCGCTCGGCTCGACGTGGTCGAGATGCTGGACGGGCTGATGACCGGCGCCGACCGCGACCTGGTCAAGGTCTGGCAGAAGCTCAATGCGCCGCGCTTCGACAACATCATGCTCAAGACCAAGACGGTCGGCGCCGAGGCGACCAAGGACGGCATCCGCGTGATGTTCGAAGGCGAGCAGGCGCCGAAGGAGCCGCAGCTCTACGACCTCGTGCTCCAGGCCGTGGGCCGCAGCCCCAACGGCAGGAAGATCGGCGCCGAGAAGGCCGGCGTGGCCGTCAGTGAGCGCGGCTTCATCCCGGTCGACATCCAGATGCGCACCAACGTGCCGCACATCTTCGCCGTCGGCGACATCGTGGGCCAGCCCATGCTGGAGCACAAGGCGGTGCACGAGGCGCATGTGGCGGCCGAGGTGATCGCCGGCGAGCAGAAGGGCGACAAGGAACTCGCGAGCGCGGGCTTCAATGCCCGCGTGATCCCGAGCGTGGCCTACACCGACCCCGAGGTGGCCTGGGTCGGCCTCACCGAGGACCAGGCCAAGGCCGAAGGCGTGAAGATCGAGAAGGGCCTGTTCCCATGGACGGCTTCGGGCCGCGCGATCGCCAACGGTCGCGACGAGGGCTTCACCAAGCTGCTGTTCGACGCGGAATCGCATCGCATCGTCGGCGGCGGCATCGTCGGCACCCATGCCGGCGACATGATCGGGGAGATTGCCCTGGCGATCGAGATGGGCGCCGATGCCATCGACATCGGCAAGACCATCCATCCGCACCCGACGCTGGGCGAAAGCATCGGCCTGGCGGCGGAAGCCGCGCATGGCAGCTGCACCGACCTGCCGCCGGTCAAGCGCAGCAGCTAG
- the aceF gene encoding dihydrolipoyllysine-residue acetyltransferase, translating to MATVEVKVPDIGDFDEVAVIEVLVKVGDTVKPEQSLITVESDKASMEIPSSTAGVVRELKVGVGSKVKEGSVVLVLEGEGAAAAPAPAAAPAPAAAAPAPAAAAPAAAAAAAPAPAAAGPVEVKVPDIGDFKDVAVIEVLVKPGDTIKEEQSLITVESDKASMEIPSSAAGVLKELKVKVGDKVNVGDLVAILEGSAGGTAPAAPAPVSAPPPASAPAAAASAAQASSPAPATAPAHDPTVAPSGKLPHASPSVRKFARELGVPLEEVKGSGLKGRITQEDVQNFTRAVMSGAASTKAAGSKAPAGGGEALGLLPWPKVDFTKFGQVERKDLSRIKKLSGANLHRNWVMIPHVTNNDEADITELEAFRVSTNKENEKSGVKVTMLAFVIKAVVSALKKFPEFNTSLDGDQLVYKQYFNIGFAADTPNGLVVPVLKDADKKGVLQISQEMGELAKKARDGKLGAADMTGGCFSISSLGGIGGTHFTPIINAPEVAILGLSKSAMKPVWDGKQFVPRLTLPLSLSYDHRVIDGASAARFNAYLGQVLADFRRVLL from the coding sequence ATGGCAACAGTGGAAGTGAAGGTGCCGGACATCGGCGATTTCGACGAAGTCGCGGTGATCGAAGTGCTGGTGAAGGTCGGCGACACGGTGAAGCCCGAGCAGTCGCTCATCACGGTGGAGTCGGACAAGGCCTCGATGGAGATTCCGTCGAGCACGGCCGGCGTGGTCAGGGAACTCAAGGTCGGCGTCGGCAGCAAGGTCAAAGAAGGCTCGGTCGTGCTGGTGCTGGAAGGCGAGGGCGCCGCGGCTGCCCCCGCGCCGGCGGCGGCCCCCGCGCCGGCTGCAGCGGCACCGGCGCCTGCCGCCGCCGCACCGGCGGCTGCCGCAGCTGCGGCGCCCGCTCCCGCGGCGGCGGGGCCGGTGGAGGTCAAGGTGCCCGACATCGGCGACTTCAAGGACGTCGCCGTCATCGAGGTGCTGGTGAAACCCGGCGACACGATCAAGGAAGAGCAGTCGCTCATCACGGTCGAGTCGGACAAGGCCTCGATGGAGATCCCCTCGTCGGCAGCCGGCGTGCTGAAGGAGCTCAAGGTCAAGGTCGGCGACAAGGTCAATGTGGGTGACCTGGTCGCGATCCTCGAAGGTTCCGCGGGCGGCACCGCGCCCGCGGCGCCTGCGCCGGTATCGGCGCCACCACCGGCCAGCGCTCCGGCCGCGGCAGCTTCCGCGGCACAGGCCTCTTCACCCGCCCCGGCAACTGCCCCCGCGCACGACCCGACCGTGGCGCCCAGCGGCAAGCTTCCCCATGCGTCCCCTTCGGTGCGCAAGTTCGCCCGCGAGCTCGGCGTGCCGCTCGAGGAGGTCAAGGGCAGCGGCCTCAAGGGCCGCATCACGCAGGAGGACGTGCAGAACTTCACCCGTGCGGTGATGAGCGGCGCGGCCAGCACCAAGGCCGCAGGCTCCAAGGCGCCGGCGGGCGGCGGCGAGGCGCTGGGCCTGCTGCCCTGGCCCAAGGTCGACTTCACCAAGTTCGGCCAGGTCGAGCGCAAGGACCTGTCGCGCATCAAGAAGCTCAGCGGCGCCAACCTGCACCGCAACTGGGTCATGATCCCGCACGTCACCAACAACGACGAGGCGGACATCACCGAGCTCGAGGCCTTCCGCGTCTCGACCAATAAGGAGAACGAGAAGTCCGGCGTCAAGGTGACCATGCTGGCCTTCGTGATCAAGGCCGTGGTCTCGGCGCTGAAGAAGTTCCCCGAGTTCAACACCAGCCTCGACGGCGACCAGCTCGTCTACAAGCAGTATTTCAACATCGGCTTTGCCGCCGACACGCCCAACGGGCTGGTCGTCCCGGTGCTCAAGGACGCCGACAAGAAGGGCGTGCTGCAGATCAGCCAGGAAATGGGCGAGCTCGCCAAGAAGGCGCGCGACGGCAAGCTGGGCGCGGCCGACATGACGGGCGGCTGCTTCTCCATCAGCTCGCTGGGCGGCATCGGCGGCACGCATTTCACGCCGATCATCAATGCGCCGGAGGTCGCGATCCTGGGCCTGTCCAAGAGCGCGATGAAGCCTGTGTGGGACGGCAAGCAGTTCGTGCCGCGGCTGACCCTGCCGCTGTCGCTGTCCTACGACCACCGCGTGATCGATGGCGCCTCCGCCGCGCGCTTCAACGCCTACCTCGGTCAGGTCCTCGCGGACTTCCGCCGTGTCCTTCTCTGA
- the aceE gene encoding pyruvate dehydrogenase (acetyl-transferring), homodimeric type — MSAIPENRFGSAANDTDAQETREWMDALSAVIESEGPDRAHFLLEQLLEHARQSSIDKPFSANTAYVNTIEPDQEERCPGNLEVEERLRAYMRWNAMAMVVKANRHHPPEGGDLGGHIGSFASLANMFGAGFNHFWHAESENHGGDCLYIQGHVSPGIYARAYLEGRLTEEQLLNFRQEVDGKGLSSYPHPKLMPEFWQFPTVSMGLGPLMAIYQARFLKYLHARGIANTENRKVWVFCGDGEMDEVESLGAISLAARERLDNLIFVINCNLQRLDGPVRGNGKIIQELEGEFRGSGWNVIKLIWGSSWDPLLARDKDGALRKIMMETNDGDYQSFKANDGAYVRKHFFGRDPRTLEMVAKMSDDEIWNLRRGGHDSQKVYAAFAAAVKHTGQPTVLLIKTVKGFGMGKIGEGKNTVHQTKKLGDEDIKAFRDRFNIPIPDSQIGDLPFYKPADDTPEMKYLHERRKALGGYLPHRRTKADESFSVPSLDTFKAVLEPTAEGREISTTQAYVRFLTQLLRDKALGPRVVPILVDEARTFGMEGLFRQVGIYNPDGQQYTPVDKDQVMYYKEDKAGQILQEGINEAGGMSSWIAAATSYSTNNRIMVPFYVYYSMFGFQRIGDLAWAAGDMQARGFLLGGTSGRTTLNGEGLQHEDGHSHILANTIPNCVSYDPTFAHEVGVILHHGLRRMVEKQDNVYYYLTLLNENYAMPGLQPGTEEQIIKGMYLCKQAPAVKAAKGKEAPAVQLLGSGTILRESIAAQELLAQDWGVAASVWSCPSFNELTRDGQDADRWNLLHPTETPRVPFATEQLSKTTGPVVASTDYMKAYAEQIRPFIPKDRSYRVLGTDGFGRSDFRNKLREHFEVNRHYIVVASLKALADDGAVPAAKVAEAIKKYGINADKINPLYA, encoded by the coding sequence ATGTCGGCAATTCCCGAGAACCGGTTCGGTTCCGCTGCGAACGACACTGATGCCCAGGAAACCCGCGAGTGGATGGACGCTTTGTCCGCCGTGATCGAAAGCGAGGGGCCCGATCGCGCGCACTTCCTGCTCGAGCAGCTGCTGGAACACGCGCGCCAGAGCAGCATCGACAAGCCGTTTTCCGCCAACACCGCCTACGTCAACACCATCGAACCGGACCAGGAGGAGCGCTGCCCGGGCAACCTCGAGGTCGAGGAGCGCCTGCGCGCCTATATGCGCTGGAACGCGATGGCCATGGTGGTAAAGGCCAACCGCCACCACCCGCCCGAGGGTGGCGACCTGGGCGGCCACATCGGCTCCTTCGCCTCGCTGGCCAACATGTTCGGCGCCGGCTTCAACCACTTCTGGCATGCCGAGAGCGAAAACCACGGCGGGGACTGCCTGTACATCCAGGGTCATGTCTCGCCCGGCATCTATGCGCGCGCCTACCTCGAAGGCCGCTTGACCGAGGAGCAGTTGCTCAACTTCCGGCAGGAGGTCGACGGCAAGGGCCTGTCGAGCTACCCCCATCCGAAGCTGATGCCCGAGTTCTGGCAGTTCCCCACCGTCTCGATGGGCCTCGGCCCGCTGATGGCGATCTACCAGGCGCGCTTCCTCAAGTACCTGCATGCGCGCGGCATCGCGAATACCGAGAACCGCAAGGTATGGGTGTTCTGCGGCGACGGCGAGATGGACGAGGTCGAGTCGCTGGGTGCCATCAGCCTGGCGGCGCGCGAGCGCCTCGACAACCTGATCTTCGTCATCAACTGCAACCTGCAGCGCCTGGACGGCCCGGTGCGCGGCAACGGAAAGATCATCCAGGAACTGGAAGGCGAGTTCCGCGGTTCGGGCTGGAACGTGATCAAGCTGATCTGGGGCAGCAGCTGGGACCCGCTGCTGGCGCGCGACAAGGACGGCGCGCTGCGCAAGATCATGATGGAGACGAACGACGGCGACTACCAGTCGTTCAAGGCCAACGACGGCGCCTACGTGCGCAAGCACTTCTTCGGCCGCGATCCGCGCACGCTGGAGATGGTCGCCAAGATGAGCGACGACGAGATCTGGAACCTGCGCCGCGGCGGGCACGATTCGCAGAAGGTCTATGCGGCCTTCGCGGCGGCCGTCAAGCATACCGGCCAGCCGACCGTGCTGCTGATCAAGACCGTCAAGGGCTTCGGCATGGGCAAGATCGGCGAGGGCAAGAACACGGTCCACCAGACCAAGAAGCTCGGCGACGAGGACATCAAGGCTTTCCGCGACCGCTTCAACATCCCGATTCCCGACAGCCAGATCGGCGACCTGCCTTTCTACAAGCCGGCCGACGACACCCCGGAAATGAAGTACCTGCACGAGCGCCGCAAGGCGCTGGGCGGCTACCTGCCGCATCGCCGCACCAAGGCCGACGAGAGCTTCTCCGTGCCTTCGCTGGACACCTTCAAGGCGGTGCTGGAGCCCACGGCCGAGGGCCGCGAGATCTCCACGACCCAGGCCTACGTGCGCTTCCTCACGCAGCTGCTGCGCGACAAGGCGCTGGGCCCGCGCGTGGTGCCGATCCTGGTCGACGAGGCGCGCACCTTCGGCATGGAAGGCCTGTTCCGCCAGGTCGGCATCTACAACCCCGATGGCCAGCAGTACACCCCGGTCGACAAGGACCAGGTCATGTACTACAAGGAGGACAAGGCGGGCCAGATCCTGCAGGAAGGCATCAACGAGGCGGGCGGCATGTCGAGCTGGATCGCGGCGGCCACCTCGTACAGCACCAACAACCGCATCATGGTGCCCTTCTACGTGTACTACTCGATGTTCGGCTTCCAGCGCATCGGCGACCTGGCCTGGGCCGCAGGCGACATGCAGGCGCGCGGCTTCCTGCTGGGCGGCACCTCGGGGCGCACCACGCTCAACGGCGAGGGCCTGCAGCACGAGGACGGCCACAGCCACATCCTCGCCAACACGATTCCGAATTGCGTGAGCTACGACCCGACCTTCGCCCACGAGGTCGGCGTGATCCTGCACCACGGCCTGAGGCGCATGGTGGAGAAGCAGGACAACGTCTACTACTACCTGACGCTGCTCAACGAGAACTACGCGATGCCCGGCCTGCAGCCCGGCACCGAGGAGCAGATCATCAAGGGCATGTACCTGTGCAAGCAGGCGCCGGCGGTCAAGGCTGCCAAGGGCAAGGAAGCGCCGGCCGTGCAACTGCTCGGCAGCGGCACCATCCTGCGCGAGAGCATCGCCGCGCAGGAATTGCTGGCGCAGGACTGGGGCGTGGCCGCCTCGGTGTGGAGCTGCCCGAGCTTCAACGAGCTCACCCGCGACGGCCAGGACGCCGACCGCTGGAACCTGCTGCACCCGACCGAGACGCCGCGCGTGCCCTTCGCGACCGAGCAGCTGTCCAAGACCACCGGCCCGGTCGTCGCGTCGACCGATTACATGAAGGCCTACGCCGAGCAGATCCGACCCTTCATCCCGAAGGATCGCAGCTATCGCGTGCTGGGCACTGACGGCTTCGGCCGCAGCGACTTCCGCAACAAGCTGCGCGAGCACTTCGAGGTCAACCGCCATTACATCGTCGTGGCCTCGCTCAAGGCGCTCGCCGACGACGGCGCGGTCCCTGCCGCCAAGGTGGCGGAAGCGATCAAGAAGTACGGCATCAACGCCGACAAGATCAACCCGCTCTACGCGTAA
- a CDS encoding PAS domain-containing sensor histidine kinase: MPFSSPIAVARSAVKASPLSWWRRWWRRQTPVLQDAVAMLAPLAAVLLFLAAIVAAFWYLRAEELEREQESVKRDVEYAQQRVRLRLLERQEQLMRLARDASNREIDATEFASRAESLVSQFPELQAISWIDDRRRFKAGYAAPSIHPAQQHAVGDVLRPGDIESNYALARELRQPVFSQPVAGGDPTAMLQLHIPFFDQGLFAGEVLGEFSIDGILRYGMPSEVSARYAVSLLDAKGGLIAGNTVASPREAEARLLPWTEQTNEYEVPVSPVGNALVLRAQAYRTSQGVVGNGLFWLVGALSVLTSWMLIGTWRHTRRRLQAQQALVAETNFRRAMENSMLTGMRVLDLEGRITYVNAAFCAMTGWDESELVGQTPPFPYWLESDREIMNERLEEELHGRALPGGFQVRVKRKNGTVFNARLYVSPLIDARGHQTGWMTSMTDITEPTRIREQLSASYERFTTVLEALDASVSVAPLGSEELLFANKLYRLWFGSDTVGHLGMVAQAGVPASHAHDDALDDVDPFAGLPIDQLTAAQPANNEIFVPELGKWLEVRSRYLTWVDGRLAQLVIATDITPRRMAEDLSAAQADRAQAASRLITMGEMASSVAHELNQPLTAITNYCNGMMSRIRGQQIDSDALLAALDKTAKQAQRAGQIIQRIRSFVKRSEPNRTPAEVSTMVSEAVELAGIELRRRNVRLNHYVAARLPVVRVDPILIEQVMVNLLKNAAESIDLAERPLARRSVELRVLPKVIDGQNAIEFSVQDTGMGLAPEVMDRLYEAFFSTKPEGMGIGLNLCRTIVESHRGRMRAENIYNGPDVVGCRFSFWIPVLDAIDSVASNEAKVPA, encoded by the coding sequence ATGCCCTTCTCCTCCCCGATCGCGGTGGCGCGCAGCGCCGTCAAGGCGTCGCCGCTGTCCTGGTGGCGGCGCTGGTGGCGCCGCCAGACGCCGGTGCTGCAGGACGCGGTGGCGATGCTGGCTCCGCTGGCGGCGGTGCTGCTGTTCCTGGCCGCGATCGTCGCGGCCTTCTGGTACCTCCGCGCGGAGGAGCTGGAGCGAGAGCAGGAGTCGGTGAAGCGCGATGTCGAGTACGCCCAGCAGCGCGTGCGCCTGCGCCTCCTGGAGCGGCAGGAACAGCTGATGCGGCTTGCGCGCGACGCCTCCAACCGCGAGATCGACGCGACCGAGTTCGCGAGCCGGGCGGAGTCGCTGGTCAGCCAGTTTCCCGAGCTGCAGGCGATCAGCTGGATCGACGACCGGCGCCGCTTCAAGGCCGGCTACGCCGCGCCCAGCATCCACCCGGCCCAGCAGCACGCCGTGGGCGACGTGCTGCGGCCGGGCGACATCGAAAGCAACTACGCCCTGGCGCGCGAGCTGCGCCAGCCTGTGTTCTCGCAGCCGGTGGCGGGCGGCGATCCGACGGCGATGCTGCAGCTGCACATTCCCTTCTTCGACCAGGGCCTGTTCGCGGGCGAGGTGCTGGGCGAGTTCTCGATCGACGGAATCCTGCGCTACGGCATGCCCTCGGAAGTGTCGGCGCGCTATGCGGTGTCGCTGCTCGACGCCAAGGGCGGGCTGATCGCCGGCAACACGGTGGCCAGCCCACGGGAGGCCGAGGCCCGCCTGCTGCCCTGGACCGAGCAGACCAACGAGTACGAGGTGCCGGTGTCGCCGGTGGGCAATGCGCTGGTGCTGCGGGCGCAGGCCTACCGCACCTCGCAGGGCGTGGTCGGCAACGGGCTGTTCTGGCTGGTCGGCGCGCTCAGCGTGCTCACGAGCTGGATGCTGATCGGCACCTGGCGCCACACGCGGCGGCGGCTGCAGGCCCAGCAGGCGCTGGTGGCCGAGACCAACTTCCGGCGCGCCATGGAAAACTCCATGCTCACCGGCATGCGCGTGCTCGACCTCGAGGGCCGCATCACCTACGTCAACGCCGCCTTCTGCGCGATGACCGGCTGGGACGAAAGCGAGCTGGTCGGCCAGACGCCGCCGTTCCCCTATTGGCTGGAATCCGACCGCGAAATCATGAACGAGCGGCTCGAGGAAGAGCTGCACGGCCGCGCCCTGCCCGGCGGCTTCCAGGTGCGCGTCAAGCGCAAGAACGGTACCGTCTTCAACGCCCGCCTCTACGTGTCGCCCTTGATCGACGCGCGCGGCCACCAGACCGGCTGGATGACCTCGATGACCGACATCACCGAGCCGACCCGCATCCGCGAGCAGCTCTCGGCCTCCTACGAGCGCTTCACCACCGTGCTCGAAGCGCTGGACGCCTCGGTGTCGGTGGCGCCGCTCGGCAGCGAGGAACTGCTGTTCGCCAACAAGCTGTACCGGCTCTGGTTCGGCTCCGACACCGTGGGCCACCTGGGCATGGTGGCGCAGGCCGGCGTACCGGCCTCGCACGCACACGACGATGCGCTCGACGACGTCGACCCCTTCGCCGGCCTGCCGATCGACCAGTTGACCGCGGCGCAGCCGGCCAACAACGAGATCTTCGTGCCCGAGCTGGGCAAGTGGCTGGAGGTGCGCTCGCGCTACCTGACCTGGGTCGACGGCCGCCTGGCACAACTGGTGATCGCGACTGACATCACGCCGCGCCGCATGGCCGAGGACCTGTCGGCTGCGCAGGCGGACCGCGCGCAGGCCGCCAGCCGCCTCATCACGATGGGCGAGATGGCCTCCAGCGTGGCCCACGAGCTCAACCAGCCGCTGACCGCGATCACCAACTACTGCAACGGGATGATGTCGCGCATCCGCGGCCAGCAGATCGATTCGGATGCCCTGCTGGCGGCGCTGGACAAGACCGCCAAGCAGGCGCAGCGGGCCGGCCAGATCATCCAGCGCATCCGCTCCTTTGTGAAGCGCAGCGAGCCCAACCGCACGCCGGCCGAGGTGTCGACCATGGTGAGCGAGGCTGTCGAGCTCGCCGGCATCGAGCTCAGGCGCCGCAACGTGCGCCTCAACCACTATGTGGCGGCGCGCCTGCCGGTGGTGCGGGTCGATCCGATCCTGATCGAGCAGGTGATGGTGAACCTGCTGAAGAACGCGGCCGAGTCCATCGACCTGGCCGAACGGCCGCTGGCGCGCCGCAGCGTCGAGCTGCGCGTGCTGCCCAAGGTGATCGACGGTCAGAACGCCATCGAGTTCTCGGTGCAGGACACCGGCATGGGCCTCGCACCGGAAGTGATGGACCGGCTCTACGAGGCCTTCTTCTCCACCAAGCCCGAGGGCATGGGCATCGGGCTCAACCTCTGCCGCACCATCGTCGAGTCGCACCGCGGCCGGATGCGGGCGGAGAACATCTACAATGGCCCGGACGTGGTCGGATGCCGTTTTTCCTTCTGGATTCCGGTGTTGGACGCTATTGATTCCGTAGCAAGCAACGAGGCGAAAGTACCCGCATGA
- a CDS encoding response regulator transcription factor — MSLIPKKGTVYVVDDDEAVRDSLQWLLEGKDYRVRCFDSAESFLSRYDPREVACLIVDIRMAGMSGIELQDRLIERRSPLPIVVITGHGDVPMAVDSMKKGAMDFIQKPFNDEALVALVERMLEHARGAFAQHQQSASRDALLSKLTGREAQVLERIVAGRLNKQIADDLGISIKTVEAHRANIMEKLNANTVADLLKIALGQAAPAKA; from the coding sequence ATGAGTTTGATTCCGAAGAAGGGCACGGTCTATGTCGTCGACGACGACGAAGCAGTCCGCGATTCGTTGCAATGGCTGCTCGAAGGCAAGGACTACCGCGTTCGCTGCTTCGATTCGGCCGAGTCTTTCCTCTCGCGCTACGATCCGCGCGAGGTCGCTTGCCTGATCGTCGACATCCGCATGGCCGGCATGTCGGGCATCGAGCTGCAGGATCGCCTGATCGAGCGGCGCTCGCCGCTCCCCATCGTCGTCATCACCGGCCATGGCGACGTGCCGATGGCGGTCGACAGCATGAAGAAGGGCGCGATGGACTTCATCCAGAAGCCCTTCAACGACGAGGCCCTGGTGGCGCTGGTCGAACGCATGCTCGAACACGCGCGCGGCGCCTTCGCGCAACACCAGCAGTCGGCCAGCCGCGACGCACTGCTGTCCAAGCTGACCGGCCGCGAAGCCCAGGTGCTGGAGCGCATCGTGGCCGGCCGGCTCAACAAGCAGATCGCCGACGACCTGGGCATCAGCATCAAGACCGTCGAAGCGCACCGCGCCAACATCATGGAAAAGCTCAACGCCAACACGGTGGCCGACCTGCTCAAGATCGCCTTGGGCCAGGCCGCACCGGCCAAAGCCTGA
- the folD gene encoding bifunctional methylenetetrahydrofolate dehydrogenase/methenyltetrahydrofolate cyclohydrolase FolD produces MTAQLIDGNALAARTRADVSRRVQALKARGITPGLAVILVGEDPASQVYVRHKVKDSEEAGLHSVLERHPATLSEAELVARIDALNKDPAIHGILVQLPLPKHIDAARVIESISPAKDVDGFHVASAGALVTGQPGFWPCTPYGCMKMLESIGYELRGKHAVVIGRSNIVGKPMALMLLAKSATVTICHSATQDLGVFTRQADVVVAAVGKRNVLTADMVKPGAVIIDVGMNRNDEGKLCGDVDFAAVREVAGWITPVPGGVGPMTRAMLLVNTLEAAERT; encoded by the coding sequence ATGACAGCCCAACTGATCGACGGCAATGCCCTCGCGGCCCGCACCCGGGCCGATGTCTCGCGCCGCGTGCAGGCGCTCAAGGCACGCGGCATCACGCCCGGGCTGGCCGTGATCCTGGTGGGCGAGGACCCGGCCAGCCAGGTCTATGTGCGCCACAAGGTCAAGGACAGCGAGGAAGCCGGCCTGCATTCCGTGCTGGAGCGCCATCCGGCCACGCTGTCCGAGGCCGAGCTGGTGGCGCGCATCGACGCGCTCAACAAGGACCCGGCCATCCACGGCATCCTGGTGCAGCTGCCCCTGCCAAAGCACATCGATGCGGCCCGCGTCATCGAATCGATCTCCCCCGCCAAGGACGTGGACGGCTTCCACGTCGCCAGCGCCGGAGCGCTGGTGACGGGCCAACCGGGCTTCTGGCCGTGCACGCCCTACGGCTGCATGAAGATGCTGGAGTCCATCGGCTACGAGCTGCGAGGCAAGCATGCAGTGGTGATCGGCCGCAGCAACATCGTGGGCAAGCCGATGGCCCTGATGCTGCTTGCCAAGAGTGCCACCGTGACCATTTGCCACAGCGCGACGCAGGACCTTGGCGTTTTCACGCGTCAGGCCGACGTAGTGGTCGCCGCGGTCGGCAAGCGCAATGTGCTGACGGCGGACATGGTCAAGCCGGGCGCCGTGATCATCGACGTGGGCATGAACCGCAATGACGAAGGCAAGCTTTGCGGCGATGTCGACTTCGCGGCCGTGCGCGAAGTGGCGGGCTGGATCACGCCGGTGCCGGGCGGCGTGGGCCCGATGACCCGCGCGATGCTGCTCGTCAACACCCTGGAAGCGGCCGAGCGCACTTGA